In Lysinibacillus sp. FSL M8-0337, the following proteins share a genomic window:
- a CDS encoding GNAT family N-acetyltransferase: MLKNVVIKKMMTPAEIAEVQCLNAEIWGSQAIPSHQILAAVQNGGLLLGAFLESRLIGFNYCFVGYLDGKMYLHSHMIGVDKTYREQGVGELLKHAQQEYARENGFQLVRWLIDPLEARLANLTFLKLSAFSNQYEVDYYGPLQDDFNDGLPSDRIAVEWWIERNHADDCLDELEEVAEQIASWSLTVDGLPVLDQDGEFDSKQQFYKDAYLVPIPQHLQKIKVESPKLAEDWRYKIRTILTTFFEQEYAIVRVKKHKEYVHFYLLVRRSLLAL, translated from the coding sequence ATGTTAAAAAACGTTGTTATTAAAAAAATGATGACACCTGCGGAGATTGCTGAGGTGCAATGCTTAAATGCTGAAATTTGGGGGAGTCAGGCAATTCCATCGCATCAAATTTTAGCGGCTGTACAAAACGGTGGATTATTGTTGGGTGCTTTTCTTGAAAGTCGGCTAATTGGTTTTAATTACTGCTTTGTAGGCTATTTGGACGGAAAAATGTATTTACACTCACACATGATTGGTGTTGACAAAACATATCGTGAACAAGGTGTGGGAGAACTATTGAAGCATGCCCAACAAGAGTATGCAAGAGAGAACGGATTTCAACTTGTTCGCTGGTTAATTGATCCATTAGAAGCGCGTTTAGCAAATTTAACGTTCTTAAAGCTTAGTGCTTTTAGTAATCAGTATGAGGTGGATTATTACGGTCCACTGCAAGACGATTTTAATGATGGACTACCTTCGGACAGGATTGCAGTCGAATGGTGGATTGAGCGCAATCATGCAGACGATTGTTTAGATGAGCTAGAAGAAGTGGCAGAACAAATAGCATCGTGGTCGCTGACAGTCGACGGATTGCCTGTGCTCGATCAAGATGGTGAATTCGATAGTAAGCAACAATTTTATAAGGACGCTTATTTAGTGCCAATTCCACAGCATTTGCAAAAGATAAAAGTGGAGAGTCCTAAATTAGCGGAGGACTGGCGTTATAAGATTCGTACGATTTTAACAACCTTTTTTGAGCAAGAATATGCAATTGTTCGTGTGAAAAAGCACAAAGAATACGTTCATTTTTATCTGTTGGTCAGACGCTCTTTATTGGCTTTATAA
- a CDS encoding M20 peptidase aminoacylase family protein: MKEALDRLRPRLMEIFTYLHAHPEISWKEVETTNYIVDLLTREGFSPQRFKNCTGLYVDIGKGNPKVGLRTDIDALWQEVDGEFRANHSCGHDGHMTMAIGALLLLKEQSQLLKGTVRVIFQPAEEKGTGALAVLEEGIIDDLDYLFGVHLRPVHELEDGTYCAALYHGASRLLEGEIIGEDAHAARPHLGVNAIEVGATIIEDLRTIHTDPMVPVSIKMTKFQAGGASGNIIPGKAAFTIDIRAQRNDVMETLALGVKRVIDSSKILHKVQIELRTVANIVAAEVDTTAQYIMEQAIVKAAGLSNLRKPVHTPGGEDFHHYAVQRPHLKSTMLGLGCGLTPGLHHPKMKFKQARLVTGVEILTNAVLGALELEP; this comes from the coding sequence ATGAAAGAAGCATTGGATCGTTTGAGGCCAAGATTAATGGAGATTTTCACGTATTTACATGCACACCCAGAAATAAGCTGGAAAGAGGTAGAGACAACAAATTATATTGTTGATTTGTTGACGCGTGAAGGATTTTCCCCACAACGCTTTAAAAATTGTACAGGGCTTTATGTTGATATCGGCAAGGGAAATCCCAAAGTGGGCTTACGTACGGATATTGATGCATTATGGCAAGAAGTAGATGGTGAGTTTAGAGCGAATCATTCCTGTGGACATGATGGTCATATGACAATGGCAATTGGTGCACTCTTACTATTGAAAGAGCAATCTCAATTATTAAAAGGAACAGTACGTGTTATTTTTCAACCAGCTGAAGAAAAAGGAACGGGCGCATTAGCTGTTCTAGAAGAAGGTATTATTGATGATTTAGATTATTTATTTGGCGTCCATTTAAGACCTGTCCATGAGCTTGAAGATGGTACATACTGTGCAGCGTTGTATCACGGCGCATCCCGTTTACTGGAAGGGGAAATCATAGGCGAGGACGCCCATGCAGCAAGGCCGCATCTCGGTGTAAATGCAATTGAAGTAGGGGCAACGATAATAGAGGATTTACGTACAATTCATACAGATCCAATGGTGCCTGTCTCCATTAAGATGACAAAATTTCAAGCAGGAGGAGCTTCAGGCAATATAATTCCGGGAAAAGCCGCCTTTACTATTGATATACGAGCACAACGCAACGATGTTATGGAGACACTCGCTCTAGGTGTAAAGCGCGTAATTGATTCTTCAAAAATATTGCATAAAGTGCAAATTGAATTACGAACAGTTGCTAATATTGTTGCTGCTGAGGTAGATACGACGGCTCAATATATTATGGAGCAAGCTATTGTAAAGGCTGCTGGATTGTCTAATTTACGTAAGCCTGTACATACCCCAGGAGGAGAGGATTTTCATCATTATGCGGTGCAACGTCCGCACTTAAAATCAACTATGCTCGGTCTAGGTTGCGGATTAACACCAGGGCTACATCATCCAAAAATGAAATTTAAACAGGCAAGACTTGTAACAGGAGTCGAAATTCTGACAAACGCTGTGTTAGGAGCATTAGAACTAGAACCATAA
- a CDS encoding ABC transporter ATP-binding protein, producing the protein MIQVKEISKFFGKKPVIQDVSVDVAPGKITSFIGPNGAGKSTLLSMVSRLLNADTGEVLLDKSDVRRWKSDDFAKRVSILKQSNYMNVRLTIRELVSFGRFPYSKGNLKPEDEQKVDEAIQYMNLDDIQHNYLDELSGGQRQRAFIAMVIAQDTDYILLDEPLNNLDMKHSVQIMKILRKLVDELGKTVVIVLHDINFASVYSDYIVALKNGRVVKDGPTNDIINSDALKEIYDMDIPVQEQNGCRICVYFNS; encoded by the coding sequence ATGATCCAAGTAAAAGAAATTTCTAAGTTTTTTGGGAAAAAGCCTGTCATTCAAGATGTTAGTGTAGACGTTGCGCCAGGGAAAATTACGTCTTTTATCGGACCGAATGGTGCAGGTAAATCAACATTGCTTTCAATGGTAAGCCGTTTACTGAATGCAGACACTGGAGAAGTACTACTGGATAAGTCGGATGTGCGTCGCTGGAAATCCGATGACTTTGCAAAGCGCGTATCGATTTTAAAGCAGTCAAACTACATGAATGTACGTCTAACCATACGCGAACTCGTATCATTTGGTCGTTTTCCTTATTCAAAAGGGAACCTAAAACCAGAGGATGAGCAAAAAGTAGATGAGGCAATACAATATATGAATTTAGACGATATTCAGCATAACTACTTGGATGAATTATCGGGTGGTCAGCGTCAACGGGCATTTATTGCAATGGTCATTGCACAGGACACCGACTATATTCTATTAGATGAGCCACTTAACAATTTGGACATGAAGCATTCCGTGCAAATCATGAAAATATTGCGTAAGTTGGTCGATGAGTTAGGAAAAACGGTTGTCATTGTTTTACATGATATTAACTTTGCATCTGTCTATTCTGATTATATCGTCGCTTTAAAAAATGGACGTGTTGTAAAAGATGGTCCAACGAATGACATTATTAACTCAGATGCACTAAAGGAAATCTATGATATGGATATCCCTGTTCAAGAGCAGAATGGCTGTCGCATTTGTGTGTATTTTAACTCATAG
- a CDS encoding peptide MFS transporter: MSTKDEIVKSVPQNGFVGHPKGLFTLFFTEFWERFSYYGMRAILIFFMYYELNEGGLGLDRGTANSIMAIYGSLVYMSGIIGGWIADRLLGTRKTIFYGGVLIMIGHFLLAFPGGVTMLFVSMAFIVIGTGLLKPNVSSIVGDIYAETDSRRDAGFSIFYMGINMGAFIAPFIVGTIGQKYSFHLGFSLAAVGMLIGLIVFKVTEKKYLGLAGLQVNNPLQPEERKKVFTQFAIVALIILVLGGIGIKTGMLTMNVFSLLITILGVLIPTAFFIYMYRSKKTTKDEKSRLLAYIPLFLAAVMFWAIQEQGATILATYADERTQLNLGGFQLESSWFQSLNPLFVITLSPLFAMLWLKWGDKQPSTPRKFSYSLFFAGLSFLVMMIPAHLSGGQALVSPLWLVLSFFLVVVGELLLSPVGLSATTKLAPQAFAAQTMSLWFLTSAAAQAINAQLVKVYEVVSEFTYFGFLGSLSILIGILLLVLSPIISKAMRGIN, from the coding sequence ATGTCTACTAAAGATGAAATTGTAAAATCCGTCCCTCAAAATGGTTTTGTCGGACACCCTAAGGGGCTCTTTACATTATTTTTCACAGAATTTTGGGAACGTTTTTCATACTATGGGATGCGAGCGATTCTAATTTTCTTCATGTATTATGAATTAAATGAAGGTGGATTAGGTCTTGATCGCGGTACAGCGAACTCCATTATGGCCATATATGGTTCCCTTGTTTATATGTCGGGTATTATTGGTGGCTGGATAGCCGATCGACTTTTAGGTACACGTAAAACGATTTTTTATGGTGGCGTGTTAATTATGATAGGTCACTTCCTGCTAGCATTCCCTGGCGGTGTGACAATGTTATTTGTGTCGATGGCGTTTATTGTTATCGGTACTGGTTTATTAAAACCGAATGTCTCAAGTATTGTAGGGGATATTTATGCTGAAACAGATAGTCGTCGTGATGCAGGGTTCTCGATTTTCTATATGGGCATTAATATGGGTGCATTCATTGCGCCGTTTATTGTCGGAACAATTGGACAAAAGTATAGTTTCCATTTAGGCTTTAGTTTAGCAGCCGTTGGTATGTTAATTGGTTTAATTGTTTTTAAAGTAACAGAGAAAAAATATCTAGGATTAGCGGGCTTACAAGTAAATAACCCGTTACAACCAGAAGAACGTAAAAAAGTCTTTACACAATTCGCTATTGTAGCGCTAATTATTCTTGTCTTAGGTGGCATCGGCATTAAAACTGGTATGCTAACGATGAATGTCTTTAGTTTACTTATTACTATTCTTGGGGTGCTTATTCCAACAGCTTTCTTTATTTATATGTACCGTAGTAAGAAAACAACGAAAGATGAGAAATCTCGTCTTCTTGCATACATTCCGCTGTTTTTAGCGGCAGTTATGTTTTGGGCTATTCAAGAGCAAGGTGCAACAATCCTTGCGACGTATGCAGATGAGCGTACACAGTTAAATCTTGGTGGCTTCCAGTTGGAATCATCTTGGTTCCAATCACTAAATCCTTTATTTGTTATTACATTATCACCACTATTTGCGATGTTATGGCTAAAATGGGGCGATAAGCAACCATCCACACCACGTAAATTTTCTTATTCACTATTCTTTGCAGGATTATCATTTTTAGTGATGATGATTCCGGCACATCTATCTGGTGGACAAGCTTTAGTTAGTCCGTTGTGGTTAGTATTATCATTCTTTTTAGTAGTAGTTGGGGAATTATTATTATCTCCTGTAGGTCTGTCTGCAACAACGAAATTAGCTCCACAAGCTTTTGCTGCACAAACAATGTCACTGTGGTTTTTAACTAGTGCTGCGGCTCAAGCGATTAACGCTCAACTAGTTAAGGTATATGAGGTTGTAAGTGAATTCACATATTTCGGATTTTTAGGATCATTGTCAATTCTTATTGGCATACTCTTATTAGTACTTTCACCGATTATTTCTAAAGCGATGCGAGGCATTAATTAG
- a CDS encoding iron chelate uptake ABC transporter family permease subunit gives MRNRTKMLILLGLAVIAMLLYVFYELNGNYHYAFPRRLIKVVAMALTGIAIAYSTVVFQTITHNRILTPSVMGLDALYMMVQTIIYYFFGSMSIFVINAQYNFLLAVTAMVIFALIFYRVLFKEGKRPIYFLLLVGMIVGTFLGSVTTFFQVLIDPNEFLSLQSKMFASFNNVNSDLVWLAGFVIVGTFVYGWRHMSQLDVMSLGRDTAINLGVPYDKLVQRMLILSSILIAVSTALVGPITFFGLIVANLSYQFFKTYKHSVLIAGSCVMSIVALVGGQWMVERIFNFDTTLSVIINFVGGVYFIYLLLKESRSAG, from the coding sequence ATGCGTAACCGTACCAAAATGTTGATATTACTAGGTTTAGCAGTAATTGCTATGTTACTGTATGTCTTTTATGAACTAAATGGGAACTATCATTATGCGTTCCCTCGTCGCCTCATTAAAGTGGTGGCGATGGCATTAACGGGAATTGCCATTGCATATTCCACAGTGGTATTCCAAACGATTACACATAATCGTATATTAACACCAAGTGTTATGGGACTTGATGCGTTATATATGATGGTGCAAACAATAATTTATTACTTCTTTGGTTCTATGTCCATATTCGTTATTAACGCGCAATATAATTTCTTGTTAGCTGTTACAGCTATGGTAATTTTTGCACTAATTTTCTATCGGGTATTGTTCAAAGAAGGGAAACGACCGATTTACTTCCTGCTGCTAGTCGGAATGATTGTCGGAACGTTTTTAGGAAGTGTCACAACATTCTTCCAAGTATTAATTGATCCTAACGAGTTCTTAAGCTTACAAAGTAAAATGTTCGCCAGCTTTAATAATGTGAATTCAGATTTAGTATGGTTAGCAGGTTTTGTGATTGTCGGAACTTTTGTATACGGATGGCGTCATATGAGCCAACTTGATGTGATGTCCCTTGGTCGTGATACTGCGATAAACCTAGGAGTACCTTATGATAAGCTTGTACAGCGCATGCTTATTCTATCTTCTATATTAATTGCCGTTTCTACAGCTCTTGTTGGGCCTATTACATTCTTTGGCTTAATCGTAGCGAATTTATCGTATCAGTTTTTCAAGACGTACAAGCACTCTGTGTTAATCGCAGGCTCTTGTGTGATGAGTATTGTTGCTTTAGTCGGTGGACAGTGGATGGTCGAACGTATTTTTAACTTCGATACAACACTTAGCGTCATTATCAACTTTGTAGGTGGTGTGTACTTCATCTACTTATTATTGAAGGAAAGTAGGTCAGCAGGATGA
- the menC gene encoding o-succinylbenzoate synthase — MRIEEITIRHLKMPMKAPFTTSFGTVAEKELLLLEVKDASGTIGWGETVAFVAPWYTEETLKTTWHMLEDFLMPALLHKDIAHPDEVSTLFASIRRNGMAKASIEGAVWDIYAQQTKQSLAHALGGSKDLIDVGISVGIQSSTEKLLELIKDYVEKGYKRVKVKIKPGYDVEVIRAIRAAFPNLPLMADANSAYTLNDIEVLQQLDAFNLLMIEQPLAADDIIDHAKLQKQLKTPICLDESITSLEDARKAIELGSCGVINIKIGRVGGITEAKKIHDYCQQHAIPVWCGGMLEAGIGRAHNIALTALSNFVLPGDTAGSSHYWYEDIVTPEIIVEDGHIRVPQSIGIGYKPNLDIIDKLTISKKIYKG, encoded by the coding sequence GTGAGAATAGAAGAAATTACGATTAGGCATTTAAAAATGCCAATGAAGGCACCGTTTACAACGAGCTTTGGTACTGTTGCCGAAAAAGAGCTATTGCTTTTAGAGGTGAAGGATGCAAGTGGCACAATTGGATGGGGTGAGACAGTTGCTTTTGTAGCACCTTGGTATACAGAGGAAACACTAAAAACGACGTGGCATATGTTAGAGGACTTTTTAATGCCTGCTTTGCTACATAAAGACATTGCACATCCAGATGAGGTTAGTACCTTGTTCGCCTCTATTCGGCGTAATGGCATGGCTAAAGCCTCGATTGAAGGTGCAGTGTGGGACATTTATGCTCAGCAAACAAAGCAATCTCTCGCCCATGCATTAGGTGGAAGCAAGGACCTTATTGATGTAGGCATTAGTGTAGGCATTCAATCTAGTACTGAAAAGCTATTAGAGCTAATAAAGGACTATGTGGAAAAAGGCTATAAACGAGTAAAGGTAAAAATAAAACCGGGCTACGATGTCGAAGTCATTCGGGCTATTCGTGCCGCATTTCCTAATTTGCCGTTAATGGCGGATGCAAACTCAGCGTATACATTAAATGATATCGAAGTGCTACAGCAGCTGGATGCATTTAATCTGCTAATGATTGAGCAACCACTTGCAGCAGACGATATTATCGATCATGCCAAGCTTCAAAAGCAGTTGAAAACACCAATCTGCTTAGATGAAAGCATTACATCACTAGAAGATGCTAGGAAAGCAATTGAGCTAGGTAGCTGTGGTGTAATCAACATTAAAATTGGGCGTGTAGGCGGCATAACAGAAGCCAAAAAAATACATGACTATTGCCAACAACATGCTATTCCTGTTTGGTGTGGGGGTATGTTAGAAGCGGGCATCGGACGAGCACATAATATCGCTTTAACAGCGCTTTCTAATTTTGTACTGCCTGGTGATACCGCAGGTTCTAGCCATTATTGGTACGAGGATATTGTTACACCAGAAATCATAGTAGAAGATGGGCATATTCGTGTGCCACAGAGCATCGGTATCGGCTATAAGCCGAATTTAGATATTATTGATAAATTAACAATTAGCAAAAAAATCTATAAAGGGTAA
- a CDS encoding ABC transporter permease, which produces MKIRYLLTATVVLSIVSLFIGVVNIKPSDLLDFGSEETRLFIISRVPRLVAILLAGAGMSIAGLIMQSLSRNKFVSPTTAGTLDATKLGVLISMMLFTNVTYFQKISFAFIFALAGTLLFMQILNRIKFKDAIFIPLIGLMFGNILSSITTFFAYKADIIQNITAWLQGDFSLIMKGRYELLYISVPVLILAYIYANRFTVAGMGEDFAKNLGLSYKFVVNLGLVLVALVTTTVVLTVGVIPFLGLIIPNIISLFKGDNLAKTLPHTALLGMSFLLLCDILGRVLIFPYEIPISMTVGVIGSAIFLFMLFRGRAYA; this is translated from the coding sequence ATGAAAATAAGATATCTTTTAACAGCAACTGTTGTGTTGTCTATTGTGTCGCTATTCATTGGTGTAGTAAATATTAAGCCAAGTGACTTATTAGACTTCGGTTCAGAAGAAACTAGACTATTTATTATTAGTCGTGTACCAAGACTTGTAGCAATTTTGCTAGCAGGTGCAGGTATGAGTATTGCTGGTTTAATTATGCAAAGCTTAAGTAGGAATAAGTTCGTGTCACCAACTACAGCAGGAACTTTAGATGCTACGAAATTAGGCGTCCTAATTTCAATGATGTTATTTACGAATGTCACGTACTTCCAAAAAATTTCCTTCGCTTTCATATTTGCTTTAGCCGGCACATTATTGTTTATGCAAATATTAAATCGAATAAAGTTTAAAGATGCGATTTTTATACCGCTTATTGGCTTAATGTTCGGAAATATTCTTTCGTCGATTACGACATTCTTTGCGTATAAGGCAGATATAATCCAAAACATTACTGCATGGTTACAAGGAGATTTCTCTTTAATAATGAAAGGTCGTTATGAGCTTTTATACATAAGTGTACCTGTTCTAATTTTAGCTTACATTTATGCGAATCGTTTCACAGTGGCTGGTATGGGTGAAGATTTTGCAAAAAATCTTGGTCTTTCCTATAAATTCGTTGTGAATTTAGGTCTAGTGTTAGTAGCACTCGTAACAACTACAGTGGTATTAACTGTTGGTGTGATTCCTTTCCTTGGATTAATTATTCCAAATATCATATCGCTATTCAAAGGGGATAACCTTGCAAAGACATTACCACATACAGCATTACTCGGAATGTCATTCCTATTATTATGTGATATTTTAGGACGCGTCTTGATTTTCCCTTATGAAATTCCGATTAGTATGACGGTCGGCGTCATCGGAAGTGCCATCTTCCTATTTATGTTGTTTAGGGGGAGAGCATATGCGTAA